From the Chloroflexota bacterium genome, one window contains:
- a CDS encoding extracellular solute-binding protein encodes MRNSRLMGLLAMLLIVSMMAVACGGAVQPEQVQEKVEEVAEKVEEAAPEVAEKVEEVAEKVEEMAGDKVQVRWFVGLGTGTDPEQQEVQAQVVEDFNASHDNIELILEVVPYDAARDTLATQIAAGAGPDVIGPVGWGGSNAFHGQWLDISSLVEKSNYDTTQFNEELVKFYITDEGQVGLPFAVFPAAVFYQKEMFDEAGLNYPPASYGDKYIMPDGSEVEWNFDTLAEIAKILTVDADGNDASMAEFDTDNIVQFGYFPQWQHPNHMGALFDAGSLVADDGKTAQIPDAWAAAWNWNYDSMWGEQPFSPNGAVSESPEYGAGNPFNSGKVAMAITHMWYTCCLGDAGDGWDLAALPAYEGEVHGRVDADTYRLWKGTEHPDEAFEVMAYLIGEAAPTLLPTYGGMPARAEQMADFFAAKGEEYPNVENWAVMEAGLAYPDIPSAEGYTPGWNEAWDRVDTFNSLMSNDAGLDIDAEIAALLTDLQVIFDKAE; translated from the coding sequence ATGCGTAATTCCAGGTTGATGGGACTACTGGCCATGCTTCTGATTGTGAGCATGATGGCAGTGGCCTGTGGCGGCGCTGTGCAGCCCGAGCAGGTTCAGGAGAAGGTCGAAGAAGTGGCCGAAAAGGTCGAAGAGGCAGCCCCGGAAGTTGCCGAGAAGGTCGAAGAAGTTGCCGAGAAGGTCGAGGAGATGGCTGGCGACAAGGTCCAGGTCCGCTGGTTCGTTGGCCTTGGCACCGGGACAGACCCGGAACAGCAGGAAGTGCAAGCTCAGGTCGTGGAGGACTTCAACGCCAGCCACGATAACATCGAGTTGATCCTTGAAGTCGTGCCCTACGATGCAGCCCGCGATACGCTGGCGACGCAGATCGCGGCCGGCGCCGGCCCTGATGTCATCGGCCCCGTGGGTTGGGGTGGCTCCAATGCCTTCCACGGCCAGTGGCTGGACATCAGCTCCCTCGTTGAGAAAAGCAACTACGACACCACCCAATTCAACGAGGAGCTGGTCAAGTTCTACATCACCGATGAGGGTCAGGTAGGTCTGCCCTTCGCCGTCTTCCCCGCCGCTGTCTTCTATCAGAAAGAGATGTTCGACGAGGCCGGACTCAACTACCCGCCCGCCAGCTATGGCGACAAGTACATCATGCCCGATGGCTCTGAAGTCGAGTGGAATTTCGACACCCTGGCTGAAATCGCCAAAATCCTGACCGTGGACGCCGACGGCAACGATGCTTCCATGGCTGAATTCGACACCGACAACATCGTCCAGTTCGGCTACTTCCCGCAGTGGCAGCACCCCAACCATATGGGCGCGTTATTCGACGCTGGCTCGCTCGTTGCCGATGATGGCAAAACCGCCCAAATCCCCGATGCCTGGGCCGCTGCCTGGAATTGGAACTACGACAGCATGTGGGGCGAACAACCCTTCAGCCCCAATGGCGCTGTCTCTGAAAGCCCCGAATATGGCGCTGGCAATCCCTTCAACTCCGGCAAGGTCGCCATGGCCATCACTCACATGTGGTACACCTGCTGCCTCGGCGACGCCGGTGACGGCTGGGACCTGGCCGCACTGCCCGCTTACGAAGGAGAAGTGCATGGCCGCGTCGATGCCGACACCTATCGTCTCTGGAAGGGAACCGAACATCCCGACGAGGCCTTCGAGGTCATGGCCTACCTCATCGGTGAGGCCGCCCCCACCTTGCTTCCCACCTACGGCGGCATGCCCGCCCGCGCCGAGCAAATGGCGGACTTCTTTGCCGCCAAGGGCGAAGAGTATCCCAACGTGGAGAACTGGGCTGTCATGGAGGCCGGTCTGGCTTATCCCGACATTCCCAGCGCCGAGGGCTACACGCCTGGTTGGAACGAGGCCTGGGACCGTGTAGACACCTTCAACAGCCTTATGTCCAATGACGCTGGCCTCGACATAGATGCCGAGATCGCCGCCCTGTTGACCGATCTTCAGGTCATCTTCGACAAGGCTGAGTAG
- a CDS encoding carbohydrate ABC transporter permease yields the protein MTNTGETLQASTIATGTKKRRNWGNLWKTIAITLLVLLLLAAFLAPFLQMLFIAFSTTDQITELGAPEWPAEAAVFEYGGEVLDVYVVPFEDGTQHELAIVKKGRKESIFVDPANPEEEILWQGSWRSLDRPWTFAPTTENFFEAWNLINFPRLFFNTLAIAVIGIIGTVISCTLVAYGFSRFRFPGRDILFIILISTIFLPAAVTVVPTYTFFVKIGWVGTWLPLLVPHFFANAYNTFLLRQYFMTIPHDLDDAARIDGAGSFRILLSIILPLSWPVIVAVTLFHLVFAWNDYFAPLIYLSTKPELQPIAVGLAFFNGIYGSRPPLIQAAALMALILPVIIFFLAQRWFIQGVVITGVEK from the coding sequence ATGACAAACACAGGCGAGACCCTGCAGGCCTCAACGATAGCGACCGGGACAAAAAAGCGCAGGAACTGGGGAAATCTCTGGAAGACAATCGCCATTACCCTGCTTGTATTACTGCTATTGGCGGCTTTTCTCGCGCCATTCCTGCAGATGCTCTTCATCGCCTTCAGCACCACCGACCAGATTACTGAGTTGGGCGCACCGGAATGGCCGGCGGAGGCGGCAGTCTTCGAGTATGGTGGCGAGGTCCTGGATGTTTACGTAGTGCCCTTCGAGGATGGAACGCAACACGAACTGGCCATCGTCAAGAAGGGACGCAAGGAGAGTATCTTTGTCGACCCGGCCAATCCCGAGGAAGAGATCCTCTGGCAAGGCTCCTGGCGAAGCCTGGACCGACCCTGGACCTTTGCACCGACCACGGAGAACTTTTTTGAGGCATGGAATCTGATCAACTTCCCGCGGCTTTTTTTCAATACCCTTGCTATCGCCGTCATCGGAATTATCGGCACGGTCATCTCCTGCACTCTGGTTGCCTATGGTTTTTCCCGCTTTCGTTTTCCAGGACGGGATATCCTGTTCATTATCCTCATTTCGACCATCTTCCTGCCTGCGGCTGTAACGGTCGTTCCGACCTACACTTTCTTCGTGAAGATCGGCTGGGTCGGTACCTGGTTGCCCCTGCTCGTACCTCATTTTTTCGCCAATGCCTACAATACCTTTCTGTTGCGCCAGTACTTCATGACGATTCCTCATGATCTGGACGATGCGGCACGAATCGATGGAGCAGGCTCATTCCGCATTCTTTTATCGATCATATTGCCACTGTCATGGCCAGTGATCGTCGCAGTAACCCTGTTCCACCTGGTATTCGCCTGGAACGATTACTTCGCGCCGCTGATCTATCTCTCCACCAAACCCGAACTCCAGCCCATTGCGGTGGGTCTTGCCTTCTTCAACGGCATCTACGGCTCCAGGCCCCCGTTGATCCAGGCCGCGGCCCTGATGGCTCTGATCTTACCGGTAATCATCTTCTTCCTGGCCCAACGCTGGTTTATTCAGGGTGTGGTCATTACCGGCGTGGAGAAGTAG
- a CDS encoding sugar ABC transporter permease, protein MEAITEFQSRPEKKGAGWRGMSRMARREALTGYLYISPWLIGFLIFTLIPVIASVVFTFTNIRLGSGEAVNFVGLENYRTLFRDTQVWESLLITIKFGLIALPVGMILPIILALLMNSAYLYGKYFMRVLFYFPYIIPFVAAIFIWGAIINPETGWLNMALEGLGVKNPPNWLNDPTWVYPALVILGLWGIGNAMLINMAALQGVPTELYDAAKVDGAGFWRTLFNVTLPLISPVIFYNLLLTVVGLFQYFLVPLVLNSGTGAPGGATMFYNLYLYKTFFTYQNMAYGATMGWLLFLVILVVTIFMFWSAKYWVYYAGDSS, encoded by the coding sequence ATGGAAGCCATCACTGAATTTCAATCCCGTCCAGAAAAGAAGGGCGCGGGCTGGCGCGGCATGTCCAGAATGGCCCGACGGGAAGCCCTCACGGGATACCTCTATATCTCACCCTGGTTGATCGGTTTCCTGATCTTTACGCTGATCCCCGTAATCGCCTCCGTCGTGTTCACGTTCACCAACATCCGGCTGGGAAGCGGTGAAGCGGTGAACTTTGTGGGGTTGGAGAACTACAGAACCCTTTTCCGGGACACCCAGGTCTGGGAATCGCTGCTGATTACGATCAAATTTGGCCTGATCGCCCTGCCCGTGGGCATGATCCTGCCGATCATTCTGGCGTTGTTGATGAACAGTGCCTATTTGTACGGCAAATACTTCATGCGTGTGCTGTTCTATTTTCCCTACATCATTCCCTTCGTGGCCGCGATCTTCATCTGGGGCGCCATCATCAACCCCGAGACAGGCTGGCTCAATATGGCACTGGAGGGGCTGGGGGTAAAGAATCCACCGAACTGGCTCAACGATCCCACGTGGGTCTATCCCGCCCTGGTGATCCTGGGGTTGTGGGGAATCGGCAACGCCATGCTGATCAACATGGCCGCGTTGCAGGGAGTGCCCACCGAGCTCTACGATGCGGCCAAGGTCGATGGCGCTGGCTTCTGGCGCACGCTGTTCAACGTGACCCTGCCCTTGATCTCGCCGGTGATCTTCTACAACCTGCTGCTGACCGTCGTCGGCCTGTTCCAGTATTTTCTGGTGCCGCTGGTCCTCAACTCAGGCACGGGCGCCCCGGGCGGCGCCACCATGTTCTACAACCTTTACCTCTACAAAACTTTTTTTACCTACCAGAACATGGCCTACGGCGCGACCATGGGCTGGCTGCTCTTCCTGGTGATCCTGGTGGTTACCATTTTCATGTTCTGGAGCGCTAAATACTGGGTTTACTACGCCGGCGATTCGAGTTAG
- a CDS encoding LacI family DNA-binding transcriptional regulator codes for MTIANSRRRATISDVARLAGVSISTVSRVLNDTAPVAGDTMVQVRQAMRLLDYTPHAAARTLAGRRIATIGLLLPQIAGAFFYPLIQGIELAARESGFDLLIHASSQTPAHLEYSSMPLGQHNTDGLMVFTNRLSDADLARLYRRDFPLVLLHRTPPAGLSIPCVTFENKAGSRRAVEHLIEVHGCRRIAFIAGPAGNEDSYWREMGYREALNAHGLPFDPALAGIGDFEGLQARQVVEEWLMQGIEIDAIFAGDDEMATGAMFAMRGAGKRVPEDVAIIGFDDVPFVDLLSPPLTTVRAPIEEAGSAAARQLISVVRTGMGEPLTLLPTELVVRKSCGC; via the coding sequence GTGACGATAGCTAATTCGCGACGACGCGCCACGATTTCAGATGTAGCCAGACTGGCCGGTGTCTCCATTTCCACGGTCAGCAGGGTTCTCAACGATACAGCACCCGTTGCCGGCGATACCATGGTTCAGGTTCGTCAGGCGATGCGATTGCTGGATTATACGCCTCATGCGGCGGCCAGGACGTTGGCCGGTCGGCGAATTGCCACCATTGGCCTGCTCCTTCCGCAGATCGCAGGGGCCTTTTTTTATCCTCTGATTCAGGGAATCGAGCTGGCAGCCCGCGAGAGCGGTTTCGATCTCCTGATCCATGCCTCCTCTCAGACTCCCGCTCATCTTGAGTACAGTTCCATGCCGTTGGGCCAGCATAATACGGACGGTTTGATGGTATTCACCAACCGTTTGAGTGATGCTGACCTCGCCAGGCTCTACCGGCGTGACTTTCCATTGGTGCTGTTGCATCGCACGCCACCGGCGGGACTGTCGATACCCTGTGTAACCTTCGAGAACAAGGCGGGCAGCCGGCGGGCCGTCGAGCACCTTATCGAGGTACATGGTTGCCGGCGCATCGCCTTCATCGCCGGTCCTGCCGGAAACGAGGATTCCTACTGGCGGGAGATGGGCTATCGGGAAGCACTGAACGCCCATGGCCTGCCTTTCGATCCAGCATTGGCGGGCATTGGTGACTTCGAAGGTCTTCAAGCCCGGCAGGTGGTCGAAGAATGGTTGATGCAGGGCATCGAGATCGACGCTATCTTCGCCGGCGACGACGAGATGGCCACCGGTGCCATGTTTGCCATGCGAGGGGCCGGCAAACGGGTGCCGGAGGATGTCGCGATCATTGGATTCGACGACGTGCCTTTTGTGGACCTGCTGTCGCCACCGTTGACCACCGTTCGGGCACCGATCGAAGAGGCGGGCAGCGCGGCGGCCAGGCAGTTGATCTCCGTGGTGCGTACCGGGATGGGTGAGCCCCTGACCTTGTTGCCCACTGAACTGGTCGTTCGCAAGTCATGTGGTTGTTAG
- a CDS encoding BadF/BadG/BcrA/BcrD ATPase family protein, whose protein sequence is MTKYYLGVDVGNTKSHALIADEQGQAIGFSETGPGSWEAIGWQGAREVLGDLIHRTLTSAGLDMGVLTGAGFGLAGYDWPEDVEPHRRMIDSLDLGAPYAMVNDAMSGLLAGSRTGWGVAVSAGTSVNCRGRDQQGRVGRVTGSSALFGEHAGALELVGKAVQAVAAAWTQRGPSTVLGGAFLEATGARDTVDLLAGLARDRYYLGPAHAPIVFDVAASGDQVAQDLITWSGRGLGDLANGVIRQLNFENSAFEVVLAGSFYKGSPRLIDVMRETIHAVAPLARLVRLRVPPVVGATLLGMEQGGLDAQTVRRRLIDSTGVLLDRDRQSNKKDVSQT, encoded by the coding sequence ATGACAAAATACTACCTCGGCGTCGACGTCGGCAACACCAAAAGCCACGCCCTGATCGCAGATGAACAAGGCCAGGCCATCGGTTTTAGCGAAACCGGTCCCGGCAGCTGGGAAGCCATCGGCTGGCAGGGCGCTCGCGAGGTGCTGGGTGACCTCATCCATCGCACTCTGACCTCGGCCGGGCTGGACATGGGAGTCCTCACCGGCGCGGGATTCGGTCTCGCCGGCTATGATTGGCCCGAAGATGTCGAACCACACCGCCGGATGATCGATTCTCTCGACCTCGGCGCACCGTACGCTATGGTCAACGATGCCATGTCCGGCCTTTTGGCAGGCTCCAGGACCGGCTGGGGAGTGGCTGTATCCGCCGGGACCAGCGTCAACTGTCGGGGCAGGGACCAGCAAGGCAGAGTTGGGCGTGTCACCGGATCGAGTGCTCTGTTTGGTGAGCATGCCGGCGCCCTTGAATTGGTGGGCAAAGCGGTGCAAGCTGTAGCCGCAGCCTGGACGCAACGAGGGCCATCCACAGTGCTTGGCGGCGCCTTTCTGGAAGCAACGGGCGCCAGAGACACGGTTGATCTGTTGGCCGGACTCGCGCGTGATCGCTACTACCTGGGCCCGGCTCATGCTCCCATCGTCTTTGACGTGGCGGCATCAGGTGACCAGGTGGCGCAGGACCTCATCACCTGGTCCGGCCGGGGGCTGGGCGACCTGGCCAACGGCGTCATCCGCCAACTGAATTTTGAGAATTCTGCGTTTGAAGTGGTGCTGGCGGGCAGCTTTTACAAAGGAAGCCCCCGCCTGATCGACGTCATGCGCGAAACGATCCATGCGGTGGCGCCTCTGGCCCGCTTGGTGAGACTCCGTGTGCCGCCGGTGGTGGGCGCTACGTTGCTTGGCATGGAACAGGGCGGTCTGGACGCCCAAACAGTTCGTCGCCGACTCATCGACTCCACCGGGGTTTTGCTCGATCGTGACCGCCAATCTAACAAGAAGGATGTATCGCAGACCTGA
- a CDS encoding 6-phospho-beta-glucosidase has product MKVAVIGGGSSYTPELINGFLQRIDSFPMSELWLVDIDQQRLDIVGGFARRMVQAKGSPFQVHLTTDQRQGVAGASYVTTQLRVGGMQARREDEYLGRRHGLIGQETTGVGGMAKALRTIPAILSIANDMQESAAGALLVNFTNPAGLVTEALARHAPAVPAAGVCNAPITAKMHIIEQLEKRSGMSIDPAQAQLDTLGLNHLSWHRGFSIGQEDVWQQVIAGALADLRASEEPEWPPELIESLKMLPNYYLQYFYFTEKKLDQQGKWDETGSRAEEVMEIERDLLAQYADPSLTEPPDDLMKRGGAYYSTVATQLLNAHYNDLGETHVVNVPHGGAVPGWPKDWVLEMPCRVGRSGIEPIATEPLPPVCSGLLAHVKSYELLTVEAAVHGDRDAAYQALLAHPLGPSADQVEAVLNDLIATNQAYLPQFDN; this is encoded by the coding sequence ATGAAAGTAGCAGTCATCGGCGGTGGCTCCAGCTACACGCCCGAACTCATCAACGGCTTTTTACAGCGAATCGATAGTTTCCCCATGTCCGAACTTTGGCTTGTGGATATTGACCAGCAGCGTCTGGACATCGTCGGAGGTTTCGCGCGGCGTATGGTGCAGGCCAAAGGCTCCCCCTTTCAGGTGCATCTCACCACCGACCAGCGTCAAGGCGTGGCTGGAGCCAGCTACGTGACCACCCAGCTTCGGGTGGGTGGTATGCAGGCCCGTCGGGAGGATGAGTACCTGGGCCGGCGCCACGGTCTGATTGGACAGGAGACGACCGGTGTGGGTGGGATGGCCAAAGCGCTGCGCACTATCCCCGCCATCCTCAGCATTGCCAACGACATGCAGGAATCGGCCGCCGGCGCCCTGTTGGTCAATTTCACCAATCCGGCGGGGCTGGTCACCGAGGCCCTGGCTCGCCACGCGCCGGCTGTGCCAGCGGCTGGCGTGTGCAATGCGCCGATCACCGCCAAGATGCACATCATCGAGCAGCTTGAAAAGCGCAGTGGCATGAGCATCGATCCCGCTCAGGCACAACTCGATACCCTGGGCCTGAACCATCTCTCCTGGCACAGAGGATTTTCGATTGGGCAGGAAGATGTCTGGCAGCAGGTCATCGCCGGGGCCCTGGCCGACCTTCGGGCCAGCGAGGAACCTGAATGGCCGCCGGAACTGATCGAATCGCTGAAGATGCTGCCCAATTATTATCTGCAGTATTTCTACTTCACTGAAAAGAAGCTGGATCAACAGGGTAAATGGGACGAGACAGGCTCCCGCGCGGAGGAAGTGATGGAGATCGAGCGAGACTTGCTGGCGCAGTACGCCGACCCCTCCCTGACCGAGCCGCCGGACGACCTCATGAAACGAGGCGGGGCCTATTACTCGACCGTGGCTACGCAACTTCTCAACGCCCATTACAACGATCTGGGCGAAACACATGTGGTCAATGTTCCACATGGCGGTGCTGTACCTGGTTGGCCCAAAGACTGGGTGCTGGAGATGCCCTGCCGTGTCGGTCGCTCGGGCATCGAACCTATCGCAACTGAACCCCTGCCGCCGGTCTGTTCCGGCCTGCTGGCGCATGTAAAGAGCTACGAATTGCTCACAGTTGAAGCCGCCGTGCATGGTGACCGCGACGCCGCCTACCAGGCGCTGCTCGCCCATCCTCTGGGGCCTTCAGCCGACCAGGTTGAAGCAGTCCTGAACGATCTCATCGCCACGAACCAAGCGTACCTGCCGCAGTTTGATAACTGA